ACCACGCCACGCCGGCCCAGTTCGCCGGCATCCACGCCGCGCTCGTGGAGGGACTCCGCAACGGGACGCTGCGCCCCGTGATCGGCCAGGAGCTGCCGCTCGGCCAGGCGCCGCGGGCCCACGAGGCGGTGATGGCGCCGGGCCACCACGGCAAGGTCGTGCTCGTCCCGTAGCCGGCCGCGCGCATTGAGAAATATGAAGTTATGGTTTAGGTTTCTCACGTAGAGCATCGCCCGCTGGGCGAGGCGGCTCGTCTCTCCGCGCTCCGTCCCGGCGTCGAGGCGGGAGACCTGGACCGGCTCCTGACGGTGCTCGGACGATGACGCGCCATCGCCTGAAGGTTGAGCCATGACGGGGATCGAGCGGCGCCGGCTCGGCAATACCGACATGGTCGCGAGCGTCCTCGGCTTCGGCGGTGCCGAGATCGGTTACCGCCGCGTGGCCGCGGGCACCGTGGCGCGGCTCCTGGGGAGCGCGCTCGATGCCGGGCTCTACGTCATCGACACGGCCGAGTGCTACGAGGACAGCGAGGCCCTCATCGGGCGGGCCCTCGGGGCCCGGCGGCGCGAGTGCTACCTCTTCACCAAGTGCGGCCATGCCCGCGGCGAGTCGCGCGCGGACTGGCGGCCGGCCGCGCTCCTCCGCAGCATCGAGCGGAGCCTCCGGCGCCTCGCCACCGACTCCCTCGACCTGATCCAGCTCCACAGCTGCTCCCTCGCCGAGCTCCGGCGGGGCGAGGCCATCGCGGCCCTCGAGCGGGCGCGCGAGCGCGGCTGGGCGCGGTACATCGGCTACAGCGGCGACGGCGAGGCGGCGCGCTACGCCGTCGAGTGCGGCCGCTTCGACACCCTCCAGACCTCGGTGAGCCTCGCTGACCAGGAGGCCGTGGACCTCACCCTGCCCCTGGCCCAAGCCCGGCGGATGGGCGTCATTGCCAAGCGGCCGCTGGCGAATGTCGCCTGGCGGTACGCGCGGAAGCCGGCCGAGCCCTACTACCAGGCCTACTGGTCGCGGCTGCGGCGGCTCGGCTACCCCTTCCTGCACGCGGCGGGCGACACGGCGGTGGCCACCGCCCTCCGCTTCACCCTCCGCGTGCCGGGCATCCACACCGCCATCGTCGGCACCACGAAGCCCGAGCGCTGGCAGCAGAACGCGGCGCTGCTCCGGGCCGGCCCCCTGCCCCGGGACGACTTCGAGCGCATCCGCGCGCGCTGGCGCGAGGTCGCCGACCCCTCGTGGGTGGGCCAGATCTGACCCGGCCCGCGCCTTCGCCGTATCACGGCTCACCTGAGAGGCGCGAGCCCTGCGAGCGTCTTCTCCAGGCGAAGGCTATGCGACCGCTTGCATCTTGTTGACCAGGTCGCGGCCGGATGTTGGCGGCGGCAACGGCTTGCCGTCGTTTCTATAGAGATCGATTGCCTCCTCGACGATCCGGCACAGTTCGTCAAAGACGGCTTTCTCGTCATCGCCGTGGCAGCCTCCGAAAACCAACCCAGGAGAACTGCCGACATAGCACTGATCCTCCTCGGACCACTCCACGATCTTGATGTATCTCGCGCTGTCCTTCATTTCTTCGACTCCTCAATGGCAAGACGCACAGCCCGAACTTGGTAGTGCTTCGCATCGTCGCCTGGACTCCCAGAGACTGTCACAGGCCTTGCCACTCGCGGGTGAACGAAGTCCCTGTGGCTACCCCTACCGCCTCGATCGACGAAACCTGCGCTCTGGAGTTCAGCTACGAGTTCTCGGACTTTCGGTGGCACGAGAGATCCCTTTGCATCCCAGTTGCATAACGTTGCGCATCAGCGGCACGGCGCACCCGCGGCCGCTGAATGCGCTGCTTCGCCCGGTCGCTCACTGGGACATGGGCGTGAGGCTGAAGACGCGCGCAAGACGAGATGCCGCCTGGGTGTCACCACGTCGCAACGCCTCACGGACGGTATCGAGCTTGCGCGCGTCATCGAGAGAGAGGTACGGTGCCAAACCAGCGCCCTCTTCGATCAACTCGACATCGACCTCTGCCGCGTACGGGCCTTCGCGGACGAACTTGGTATGCCGCCTCGTGTTCATTGCCTCCTCCGCAGGACATCCTCAGTCCAGAGAGCCTGATCCGGTCAATAGGCAGTAATCAGCACTGCCGGCGACGTCTGCCCTCTCGGGATACCCCACACCACGTGGATGGCATCTCCCCCTCGGTCCTGCTGAAGGACAAGAGTACACGGTCCCCTGGGGTGCCGGGGTAGTCCTCGACCACGACGCCGGCCCCGACCCCCTCGATCACCTCACCGCCAAGGATGTCGTCCTCAGCCATCTCGTCGTACCCGTGTGCCGAGACCCGGACGTCCCCCTGGCGTCGCACCCAACGCGCGGTTGGCTTTCTGCGGTAGTTCCAAGAACACGGAGTACTCAGCGGAGTAGAGATAGTCGTCCCCCGATTCGTCGATGATCCGCAGGTGACCTTCCGCCGCCGCAGCCCTATCGGGCAACACCCCGTAGACCTTACGAACGTCCAGATCCTCGGCGCCCTGATTCCGGACGCAGAGGGCGAACCCCTTCTCAGGGATTCCTATGATGGGCCTCATCTACACCGGCGCAAGCTTCACCACCCGAAGTCGCTTCCGACGCTGCTCAGCGCGCCAGAGATCGTACTGCGTCTGCTGGTTCAGCCAACTCTCGGACGATGTCCCGAAAGCAATGGAAAGACGGACCGCCATCTCGGCGCTGACTCCGGCACGGCCGTTCAGAATAGCGGAGAGGGTCTTCCGGCTCACTCCCAAAGCTTCAGCGGCCTGCGTCACGGTCACGCCGAGTGGCTCAAGGCACAGGGCCTTGATGATCTCGCCCGGGTGAGGTGGCTTGTGCATACGCACCGCTACTCCCTTGCTCGAGGGGCCGAGAC
This genomic interval from Candidatus Rokuibacteriota bacterium contains the following:
- a CDS encoding type II toxin-antitoxin system HicA family toxin, translating into MPPKVRELVAELQSAGFVDRGGRGSHRDFVHPRVARPVTVSGSPGDDAKHYQVRAVRLAIEESKK
- a CDS encoding HigA family addiction module antidote protein encodes the protein MRMHKPPHPGEIIKALCLEPLGVTVTQAAEALGVSRKTLSAILNGRAGVSAEMAVRLSIAFGTSSESWLNQQTQYDLWRAEQRRKRLRVVKLAPV
- a CDS encoding aldo/keto reductase, with protein sequence MVASVLGFGGAEIGYRRVAAGTVARLLGSALDAGLYVIDTAECYEDSEALIGRALGARRRECYLFTKCGHARGESRADWRPAALLRSIERSLRRLATDSLDLIQLHSCSLAELRRGEAIAALERARERGWARYIGYSGDGEAARYAVECGRFDTLQTSVSLADQEAVDLTLPLAQARRMGVIAKRPLANVAWRYARKPAEPYYQAYWSRLRRLGYPFLHAAGDTAVATALRFTLRVPGIHTAIVGTTKPERWQQNAALLRAGPLPRDDFERIRARWREVADPSWVGQI